A genomic segment from Solenopsis invicta isolate M01_SB chromosome 5, UNIL_Sinv_3.0, whole genome shotgun sequence encodes:
- the LOC105193076 gene encoding uncharacterized protein LOC105193076 → MIKLFLFTLLCAAVFADSPIDEINQAWMKGQEIMDEAQKQAQRVEDFINQGHPLVRRMTQDMEPPKPPPGPPPSGQDSSLVRRAAQGPPDESPPEGNPSGPSK, encoded by the exons ATGATTAAGCTATTCCTCTTTACGTTGCTTTGCGCGGCGGTG TTCGCCGATTCACCAATTGACGAAATAAATCAA GCATGGATGAAAGGGCAAGAAATAATGGACGAGGCTCAAAAGCAAGCTCAACGTGTTGAAGATTTTATCAATCAAGGTCATCCTTTAGTGCGACGTATGACACAAGACATGGAACCACCAAAACCTCCACCAGGTCCACCACCAAGCGGACAAGATAGTTCTTTAGTGCGACGTGCGGCACAAGGACCACCAGACGAGTCTCCTCCAGAAGGCAACCCATCAGGTCCATCAAAATGA